The Setaria italica strain Yugu1 chromosome IX, Setaria_italica_v2.0, whole genome shotgun sequence genome has a window encoding:
- the LOC101775942 gene encoding protein STRICTOSIDINE SYNTHASE-LIKE 10, with translation MARTNVGASLLLAVALALLLPSSIYAAQPIKTTPTLWSFHLPLPNGVSGAESLAFDRRGQGPYAGVSDGRVLKWGGSALGWTTFAHSPNYRKIPLCTASVVPSEETESMCGRPLGLQFYTKTGDLYIADAYHGLMKVGPDGGEAEVLATQADDGVPFHFVNGLGVDQATGDVYFTDSSTTYQRRFNTEIMMNADATGRLLKYDVRAKKATVLRAGLPYPNGVAVSSDRTHVVVAHTVPCQAFRYWLKGPKTGQYELMADLPGYPDNVRRDTKGGYWVALNQEKARLDATASAAAPVKHLVGVRLGSDGVEVEELTAAKGVTLSDVAEKDGQLWLGSVELDYVGLI, from the coding sequence ATGGCGCGCACCAACGTGGGGGCGTCGCTTctgctcgccgtcgccctcgCACTCCTGCTCCCGTCGTCGATCTACGCTGCCCAGCCGATCAAGACCACGCCCACGCTCTGGAGCTTCCACCTCCCGCTTCCCAACGGCGTCAGCGGCGCGGAGAGCCTCGCTTTCGACCGCCGGGGCCAGGGCCCCTACGCCGGCGTCTCCGACGGCCGCGTCCTCAAGTGGGGCGGCAGCGCCCTCGGCTGGACAACGTTCGCGCACAGCCCCAACTACCGGAAGATCCCGCTGTGCACAGCGTCCGTCGTGCCGTCGGAGGAGACGGAGAGCATGTGCGGCCGCCCGCTGGGGCTCCAGTTCTACACTAAGACTGGCGACCTCTACATTGCCGACGCGTACCACGGGCTGATGAAGGTCGGTCCCgatggcggcgaggcggaggtgctGGCCACCCAGGCCGACGACGGCGTGCCGTTCCACTTCGTGAATGGGCTGGGCGTCGACCAGGCCACCGGCGACGTCTACTTCACCGACAGCAGCACCACCTACCAGCGCCGGTTCAACACGGAAATCATGATGAACGCCGACGCGACGGGGCGGCTGCTCAAGTACGACGTGCGGGCGAAGAAAGCGACCGTACTCAGGGCTGGCCTGCCGTACCCGAACGGCGTGGCGGTGAGCAGCGACAGGACGCACGTGGTGGTGGCGCACACAGTGCCGTGTCAGGCGTTCAGGTACTGGCTCAAGGGCCCCAAGACCGGGCAGTACGAGCTCATGGCGGACCTGCCGGGGTACCCGGACAACGTGAGGCGCGACACCAAGGGAGGCTACTGGGTGGCGCTCAACCAGGAGAAGGCGCGCCTCGACGccacggcatcggcggcggctcccGTGAAGCACCTCGTGGGCGTCCGACTCGGGTCGGAcggtgtggaggtggaggagctcacGGCGGCAAAGGGCGTCACGCTCAGCGACGTCGCCGAGAAGGACGGCCAGCTGTGGCTGGGGTCTGTGGAGCTCGACTACGTCGGACTAATTTAG